The sequence ATCGCACACCAGCGCCGGCAGCTCGTTGCGGCCATAGGCGATGTCGAGCCGCTTCGGCGTGGGGGGCAGGCGCAGCGGCGACAGCGTGGCGATTTCCTCATCGGTGAGCTTCAGCGCGTTATTGAGGTTGGTATCGCGGATGGGCGCGAGCTCATACACGCCTGAGATCGCCAGTCCCGCATGGACACTCGGATGGTCCAGCGCCATCGCTGCGAGATGGGCGCCGGCGGACCATCCCGACAAAACGACCGGTCCGGCAGCGCCATAGGACGCGCCATCGGCGGCGAGCCAGTCGAGCGCGCGCGGGACTTCGGCGACGATGTCGGTGAGGGACACTTCCGGCGCCAGCGAATAGCCGGGAATGGCAACCGACCAGCCATGGGCGGCGATGCCATCGACGAGCATGGCGAACAACTCGCGCGAATTGCGCTGCCAGTAACCGCCATGCAGGAACACCAGGCATGGCGCCTCAGGCCTGGCAGCCGGGTAGAGATCGATCTTGTTGTTCGCTCGCTGACCGTAAGCCATATCGAGGTGGGATTTCCGCGTGCCTCGCAGCCGGCCAGAGGCTTCGTTCCGTTCGGCGATCAGGGCCGCGCTGTTCTTGACGGCTGCGTTGTTATCATAGGCAGCATCGCGTTCCGCCTGGGACAGCCCGGACCATGCGGAACGGGGATCGAGCGGCCGACCTGTCGAAGGAGCATTCTCAACCATAATCTCTCCGATACGGCCCTGGAGGCATTCTTGTCCCCCACCTCAGTTGCAATCTAACCGCGGCATCGCGATGCCCGCGCGCCATGCACCTGTCAATCCGGATTGTCGGGAAAACAGCTGAAAGGCGATGGACGCGGCTGAAGCCTTCTATCAGAGCGTTGATCCGATGATGCATCAAGCGCTCATTTGTCCAGCAGACCATGCCATGTCGTCGCTGGTTGTCTGCGAGCCTGTGTGGTCTGACGATATCTAATCTGCCAATTCCGAAACCACTGCGATCCACCATTGACGTGGATCAATCACGACTCCTGCCGGCGGCGTCCAGCTGCGCATAGCCGAGCAGCTGACCTGATGCAGCTGCGGCGACACAGCCGTCTCGGAACTCCGTGACCAAAGACAACGAGCCAGTTGCAATGCGGTGGACGCTATGATGCTTCCGTTTCTCGTCGGCACGCTGGTTAGCCTGGCTTGTATCGGATTGCACGCACTGGTGACGGTCGTTGCGGTCAGTATCGCCCGCAGCGCGGGTTTGCGTCACACGGCACGGCCGAGATCGCACTTGATGGGCGTGATGATGGCCACGGCCGTGGTATTGATGGTCGCTCATGTACTGGAAGTCCTCGTGTGGGCAGCGACTTACAGCATCGTCGGCGCTGCAGCTGCTGAAGACGGGCTGCTCTATTTCGCGTTCGTCAATTATACGACTCTCGGCTACGGCGATATCACACCTGTGCGCGAGTGGCGGCTCATTGGCCCGCTGACAGCCATGAATGGGGTGCTGCTGTTTGGATGGTCGGCGGCCGTGCTGTTCGAGGTCCTTCGCAAGACGCTC comes from Bradyrhizobium sp. CCGE-LA001 and encodes:
- a CDS encoding potassium channel family protein, which produces MMLPFLVGTLVSLACIGLHALVTVVAVSIARSAGLRHTARPRSHLMGVMMATAVVLMVAHVLEVLVWAATYSIVGAAAAEDGLLYFAFVNYTTLGYGDITPVREWRLIGPLTAMNGVLLFGWSAAVLFEVLRKTLDHLEAAKAPRSASG
- a CDS encoding alpha/beta hydrolase, with translation MVENAPSTGRPLDPRSAWSGLSQAERDAAYDNNAAVKNSAALIAERNEASGRLRGTRKSHLDMAYGQRANNKIDLYPAARPEAPCLVFLHGGYWQRNSRELFAMLVDGIAAHGWSVAIPGYSLAPEVSLTDIVAEVPRALDWLAADGASYGAAGPVVLSGWSAGAHLAAMALDHPSVHAGLAISGVYELAPIRDTNLNNALKLTDEEIATLSPLRLPPTPKRLDIAYGRNELPALVCDSINLHDKRTAAKAPGKLIPVEGADHFTILEALRRPDGVLVDAVRRLLD